In Choloepus didactylus isolate mChoDid1 chromosome X, mChoDid1.pri, whole genome shotgun sequence, a genomic segment contains:
- the LOC119522997 gene encoding LOW QUALITY PROTEIN: BCLAF1 and THRAP3 family member 3-like (The sequence of the model RefSeq protein was modified relative to this genomic sequence to represent the inferred CDS: deleted 1 base in 1 codon), whose product MARSRSRSPRWKHRSISPVSRSSEHCRQRHSHGHYDSEYRKDPKRPVDWRMDSEKYEKHGQSKPRIPSRGNLEYRSYEHIPPSPNIRRNSLENSYTYKPNRAYLSGRGEGNRRFQYMPKYSEGVPYKEHERDYFPQKIQGRYNPDDYRVRGSGKGEKPPQRSIADSFRFEGKWNEDELRYQRIQEEYSQSPRRGIEDFGTRSSFQKRYPEDRDFRKYEHPSKRPKDVERYEIREPTRNPEWKPEHSLPSYQEKNDQRNFGPEYYRHAEREYCETSSGTKISFDYRYRHCKPSDGNQNFSDEGTQKYSKEGHRKCCSQKGPVHRESVCFNAGRGRQTEDGLVKDPLKQSEKDCIAFTHSNKNDVDLTPFNYKQKGKIRKEDFRKESNLSSNQVDKSQKLSDVKPSSVSHRKKSLTIKLDVKKTVDAFRYYLCFFFMIFNKCFCHLYFQL is encoded by the exons ATGGCACGGTCACGGTCTAGATCCCCTAGGTGGAAACACAG GTCTATATCACCAGTATCTAGAAGTTCTGAACACTGCAGGCAAAGACATTCTCATGGGCATTATGACAGTGAATATAGGAAGGATCCAAAGAGACCTGTTGATTGGAGAATGGACagtgaaaaatatgagaaacatggACAGAGTAAACCAAGGATTCCTTCTCGTGGAAATCTAGAGTACCGATCTTATGAACATATACCACCTTCACCAAATATAAGAAGAAATTCTTTAGAAAATTCATATACTTATAAGCCTAACCGAGCATATTTATCAGGAAGAGGGGAGGGTAATAGAAGATTTCAGTACATGCCCAAATATTCAGAAGGTGTACCCTACAAAGAACATGAGAGGGATTATTTTCCACAGAAAATACAAGGAAGATACAATCCTGATGACTACAGAGTTAGAGGAAGTGGAAAAGGAGAGAAACCACCACAGAGGTCAATAGCAGATTCTTTTAGATTTGAAGGAAAGTGGAATGAAGATGAGTTGAGGTACCAGAGGATACAAGAAGAATATTCTCAGTCACCTAGAAGAGGCATTGAAGACTTTGGCACAAGGAGCTCTTTTCAAAAGAG GTATCCTGAGGATCGTGATTTCAGAAAATATGAACACCCATCAAAAAGACCTAAAGATGTGGAGAGGTATGAAATCAGAGAGCCTACCAGGAACCCAGAGTGGAAGCCTGAGCATTCTCTTCCAtcttaccaagaa aaaaatgatcagaGGAACTTTGGACCTGAGTATTATCGACATGCTGAAAGAGAATACTGCGAGACAAGTTCAGGAACCAAGATATCCTTTGACTATCGCTACAGACATTGTAAGCCCTCAGACGGGAACCAGAACTTTTCTGATGAAGGAACTCAAAAGTACTCTAAAGAAGGACATAGAAAATGCTGTTCTCAGAAAGGCCCTGTACATAGAGAATCGGTTTGTTTTAATGCTGGAAGAGGGAGACAGACTGAAGATGGGCTAGTCAAAGACCCTCTTAAGCAATCTGAAAAAGATTGCATTGCCTTTACtcattcaaataaaaatgatGTTGATTTGACACCTTTTAATtacaaacagaagggaaaaataaggaaagaagatTTCAGAAAAGAGAGCAATCTTTCCAGTAACCAAGTTGATAAAAGTCAAAAACTTTCAGATGTGAAACCCTCATCTGTCAGTCATAGGAAGAAATCACTTACAATTAAACTAGATGTGAAGAAAACAGTAGATGCATTCAggtattatctttgttttttctttatgatatttaataaatgtttctgtCACCTTTATTTTCAGCTTTGA